The Streptomyces sp. DH-12 genome has a window encoding:
- a CDS encoding bifunctional DNA primase/polymerase — protein MGFTIGISRGIRDIRSGSRRRGRSSDGTVVAEYTGLWGWDVVPGVRAVAGACSCGRTACRAPGAHPLEHAPVIRAGAPLDEVTALWSEFPGASVLLPVGQAFDVIEVAEPAGCHALTRLERMGLPVGPVAATPDGRAQFFVAPGAAEALPDLLYRMGWDDPDALDLRGLGRGTHITAPPSDRGGLGPVRWLRSPALDSAARPPEARLLLGTLAYVAHRSGA, from the coding sequence ATGGGCTTCACGATCGGTATCAGCCGGGGCATCCGTGACATCCGGTCCGGCTCGCGGCGGCGCGGTCGCTCCTCGGACGGCACGGTCGTGGCGGAGTACACGGGGCTGTGGGGCTGGGACGTGGTGCCCGGCGTCCGTGCCGTCGCCGGGGCCTGCTCCTGCGGCCGCACGGCCTGCCGGGCGCCGGGCGCCCACCCCCTGGAGCACGCCCCGGTGATCCGCGCGGGTGCGCCGCTGGACGAGGTGACCGCGCTCTGGTCGGAGTTCCCGGGCGCCTCGGTGCTGCTGCCCGTCGGCCAGGCGTTCGACGTGATCGAGGTGGCGGAGCCGGCCGGGTGTCACGCCCTGACGCGGCTGGAGCGGATGGGCCTGCCGGTCGGTCCGGTCGCCGCCACCCCGGACGGGCGGGCCCAGTTCTTCGTCGCCCCGGGCGCCGCCGAGGCCCTGCCCGACCTGCTGTACCGCATGGGCTGGGACGACCCGGACGCCCTCGACCTGCGCGGCCTGGGACGCGGTACGCACATCACGGCGCCGCCGTCGGACCGCGGCGGCCTCGGCCCGGTGCGCTGGCTGCGCTCCCCCGCCCTGGACTCCGCCGCCCGTCCGCCGGAGGCGCGGCTGCTGCTCGGCACGCTGGCGTACGTGGCGCACCGGTCGGGAGCCTGA
- a CDS encoding sugar porter family MFS transporter, with the protein MTSTAQAQASGARTAHPEHLGHVIFIAAAAAMGGFLFGYDSSVINGAVEAIRDRYDIGSAALAQVIAIALIGCAIGAATAGRIADRIGRIRCMQIAAVLFTVSAVGSALPFSLYDLAFWRVVGGFAIGMASVIGPAYIAEVAPPAYRGRLGSFQQAAIVIGIAVSQLVNWGILNAADGDQRGELLGLEAWQLMLGVMVVPAVLYGLLSFAIPESPRYLISVGKHERARQILAEVEGGETDLDARVTEIETGMRREERSSFKDLLGGSFFFKPIVWIGIGLSVFQQFVGINVAFYYSATLWQSVGVDPSDSFFYSFTTSIINIVGTVIAMIFVDRIGRRPLAIIGSVGMVIGLALEAWAFSSDLVDGQLPATQGWVALIAAHVFVLFFALSWGVVVWVMLGEMFPNRIRAAALGVAAAAQWIANWAITASFPSLADWNLSVTYVIYTVFAALSIPFVLKFVKETKGKRLEEMG; encoded by the coding sequence GTGACCAGCACCGCGCAGGCACAAGCGTCAGGAGCCCGGACGGCTCATCCCGAACATCTCGGGCATGTCATCTTCATCGCCGCTGCCGCAGCCATGGGCGGCTTCCTCTTCGGCTACGACAGCTCCGTGATCAACGGCGCCGTCGAGGCCATCCGCGACCGCTACGACATCGGCTCCGCCGCGCTCGCCCAGGTCATCGCCATCGCGCTGATCGGCTGCGCGATCGGCGCCGCCACCGCCGGCCGGATAGCCGACCGCATCGGACGCATCCGGTGCATGCAGATCGCCGCGGTCCTCTTCACGGTCAGCGCCGTCGGCTCCGCGCTCCCGTTCTCCCTGTACGACCTCGCCTTCTGGCGCGTGGTCGGCGGCTTCGCCATCGGCATGGCCTCCGTCATCGGCCCCGCCTACATCGCCGAGGTCGCCCCGCCCGCCTACCGCGGCCGTCTCGGCTCCTTCCAGCAGGCCGCGATCGTCATCGGCATCGCCGTCTCCCAGCTGGTCAACTGGGGCATCCTGAACGCCGCGGACGGGGACCAGCGCGGTGAACTGCTGGGCCTGGAGGCCTGGCAGCTCATGCTCGGCGTCATGGTCGTCCCGGCCGTCCTCTACGGCCTGCTCTCCTTCGCCATCCCCGAGTCGCCCCGCTACCTGATCTCCGTCGGCAAGCACGAGCGCGCCCGGCAGATCCTCGCCGAGGTCGAGGGCGGCGAGACCGACCTCGACGCGCGCGTCACCGAGATCGAGACCGGCATGCGGCGCGAGGAGAGGTCCAGCTTCAAGGACCTGCTCGGCGGCAGCTTCTTCTTCAAGCCGATCGTCTGGATCGGTATCGGTCTGTCGGTGTTCCAGCAGTTCGTCGGCATCAACGTCGCGTTCTACTACTCGGCCACGCTGTGGCAGTCGGTCGGCGTCGACCCGTCGGACTCGTTCTTCTACTCGTTCACCACGTCGATCATCAACATCGTCGGCACCGTCATCGCGATGATCTTCGTCGACCGCATCGGCCGCCGGCCGCTGGCCATCATCGGCTCGGTCGGCATGGTGATCGGTCTCGCGCTGGAGGCCTGGGCCTTCTCCTCGGACCTCGTCGACGGGCAGCTGCCCGCCACGCAGGGCTGGGTGGCCCTGATCGCGGCCCACGTCTTCGTCCTCTTCTTCGCCCTGTCGTGGGGTGTGGTCGTGTGGGTCATGCTCGGCGAGATGTTCCCGAACCGGATCCGCGCCGCCGCCCTCGGTGTCGCCGCCGCCGCGCAGTGGATCGCCAACTGGGCGATCACCGCGAGCTTCCCGTCGCTGGCGGACTGGAACCTGTCCGTCACCTACGTGATCTACACGGTGTTCGCGGCGCTCTCGATCCCGTTCGTGCTGAAGTTCGTGAAGGAGACGAAGGGCAAGCGGCTGGAGGAGATGGGCTGA
- a CDS encoding ammonium transporter, whose product MAPAITLAADAPTLSAANTGFMLICSALVMLMTPGLAFFYGGMVRVKSTLNMLMMSFISLGIVTVLWVLYGFSVAFGDDKGGLVGWNADWVGLSDIGLTELWGATTIPLFVFAAFQLMFAILTPALISGALADRVKFSAWALFITLWVTVVYFPVAHWVWGEGGWAFDLGVIDFAGGTAVHINAGAAALGVLLVIGKRVGFRKDPMRPHSLPLVMLGAGLLWFGWFGFNAGSWLGNDDGVGALMFVNTQVATGAAVVGWLAYEKIRHGAFTTLGAASGAVAGLVAITPAGGAVSPLGAIAVGLVAGVLCAMAVGLKYRFGYDDSLDVVGVHLVGGVIGSLLVGFLATGKGQSDVAGLFYGGGLDQFWKQCAGVLGVLAYSLIVSAGLALLIHRTLGMRVSEDEEVAGIDQAEHAETAYDFSGAGGGAARTAAGTPVTPAESKKVDA is encoded by the coding sequence ATGGCACCAGCCATCACCCTGGCAGCAGACGCGCCCACGCTGTCCGCCGCCAACACAGGGTTCATGCTCATCTGTTCCGCCCTGGTGATGCTCATGACCCCCGGTCTGGCCTTCTTCTACGGAGGCATGGTCCGGGTCAAGAGCACGCTGAACATGCTGATGATGAGCTTCATCAGCCTGGGCATCGTCACCGTCCTGTGGGTGCTCTACGGATTCTCCGTCGCGTTCGGCGACGACAAGGGCGGCCTCGTCGGCTGGAACGCCGACTGGGTGGGCCTGAGCGACATCGGCCTGACGGAACTGTGGGGCGCCACCACCATCCCGCTGTTCGTCTTCGCCGCCTTCCAGCTGATGTTCGCCATCCTCACGCCCGCCCTGATCAGCGGCGCGCTCGCGGACCGCGTGAAGTTCAGCGCCTGGGCCCTGTTCATCACCCTGTGGGTCACCGTCGTCTACTTCCCCGTCGCGCACTGGGTGTGGGGCGAGGGCGGCTGGGCCTTCGACCTCGGCGTCATCGACTTCGCCGGCGGCACCGCGGTGCACATCAACGCCGGTGCGGCCGCCCTCGGTGTCCTCCTCGTCATCGGCAAGCGCGTCGGATTCAGGAAGGACCCGATGCGTCCGCACAGCCTCCCGCTGGTCATGCTCGGCGCCGGTCTGCTGTGGTTCGGCTGGTTCGGATTCAACGCCGGCTCGTGGCTCGGCAACGACGACGGCGTCGGCGCACTGATGTTCGTCAACACCCAGGTCGCCACGGGCGCCGCGGTCGTCGGCTGGCTCGCCTACGAGAAGATCCGCCACGGCGCCTTCACCACGCTGGGCGCCGCCTCCGGCGCGGTCGCCGGTCTGGTCGCCATCACCCCGGCCGGCGGCGCGGTCTCCCCGCTCGGCGCCATCGCGGTCGGACTCGTCGCCGGTGTCCTGTGCGCCATGGCCGTCGGCCTCAAGTACAGGTTCGGCTACGACGACTCCCTCGACGTCGTCGGCGTCCACCTCGTCGGCGGCGTCATCGGTTCCCTGCTCGTCGGCTTCCTCGCCACCGGCAAGGGCCAGTCCGACGTCGCGGGCCTCTTCTACGGCGGCGGCCTCGACCAGTTCTGGAAGCAGTGCGCCGGTGTCCTCGGCGTCCTCGCCTACTCCCTGATCGTCTCCGCGGGCCTGGCCCTCCTGATCCACAGGACCCTCGGTATGCGCGTCTCCGAGGACGAGGAGGTGGCCGGCATCGACCAGGCCGAACACGCCGAGACCGCCTACGACTTCAGCGGCGCCGGCGGGGGCGCGGCCCGCACGGCAGCCGGCACTCCCGTCACCCCGGCCGAGAGCAAGAAGGTGGACGCATGA
- a CDS encoding [protein-PII] uridylyltransferase, translating to MTRTDTHDQAEDSGPGGYAAARLRLLTERARSGPPRRSALAGLTDDWLAGLFAAGAPGARGVSLVAVGGYGRAELSPRSDLDLLLLHDGSAPEAVSALADRLWYPVWDLGLALDHSVRTPAEARRTAGEDLKVQLGLLDARHLAGDLGLTTALRTTVLADWRNQAPERLPALRELCEERAGRQGELQYLLEPDLKEARGGLRDATALRAVAASWLADAPREGLAEARRRLLDVRDALHLATGRATDRLALQEQDQVAAALGLLDADALLRQVYEAARVIAYAGDVTWREVGRVLRSRSVRPRLRKPASERGDFVRRALVGDGRTLGGGKRATERSPLAEGVVEQDGEVVLARAARPDRDPVLPLRAAAAAAQAGLPLNLHAVRRMAAGARALPSPWPAEARQQLLTLLGSGRPTVEVWEALEAEGLISLLLPDWDRVRCRPQRNAVHLWTVDRHLVETAVRASAFTRRVSRPDLLLVAALLHDIGKGWPGDHAVAGEVIARDVAARIGFDADDVTVIATLVRHHLLLVETATRRDLDDPATVRSVAGAVGSPGTLELLHALTEADALATGPAAWSSWRASLVADLVERVSAVLAGQAPPDPEEAAPTAQHERLALEAVATGAPVLSLRAQTEPPAEPSEDPEPMGVELIVAVPDQPGVLPAVAGVLAMHRLTVRTAELRSLDLPAGVDGSVLLLDWRVAAEYGSLPQAARLRADLVRALDGSLDVSGRLAERDAAYPRRRGVVAPPPRVAVAPAASRHATVIEVRAQDAPGLLFRIGRALEDAAVRVRSAHVSTLGANAVDVFYVTQEQGVPLPGEEAVAVARKLEEALRA from the coding sequence GTGACGAGGACGGACACGCACGACCAGGCAGAGGACTCGGGACCCGGCGGCTACGCGGCGGCCCGGCTGCGCCTTCTCACCGAGAGGGCGCGGTCCGGGCCGCCGCGCCGTTCCGCGCTCGCCGGCCTCACCGACGACTGGCTCGCCGGACTCTTCGCCGCCGGAGCGCCCGGAGCGCGCGGGGTGTCCCTGGTCGCCGTCGGCGGCTACGGACGCGCGGAACTCTCCCCGCGCAGCGACCTCGACCTGCTCCTGCTCCACGACGGCAGCGCCCCCGAGGCCGTGTCCGCCCTCGCGGACCGCCTCTGGTACCCGGTCTGGGACCTCGGCCTCGCCCTCGACCACTCCGTCCGCACCCCGGCGGAGGCGCGCAGGACGGCGGGGGAGGACCTCAAGGTCCAGCTAGGCCTGCTGGACGCCCGGCACCTCGCCGGCGACCTCGGTCTCACCACCGCCCTGCGCACCACCGTCCTCGCCGACTGGCGCAACCAGGCCCCCGAGCGGCTGCCCGCCCTGCGGGAGCTGTGCGAGGAGCGCGCCGGACGCCAGGGCGAACTGCAGTACCTCCTGGAACCCGACCTCAAGGAGGCCCGCGGCGGGCTGCGCGACGCCACCGCCCTGCGCGCGGTGGCCGCCTCCTGGCTCGCCGACGCCCCCCGCGAAGGGCTCGCCGAGGCCCGCCGCCGCCTCCTCGACGTACGCGACGCCCTGCACCTGGCCACCGGACGCGCCACCGACCGCCTCGCCCTCCAGGAACAGGACCAGGTCGCCGCCGCACTCGGCCTGCTCGACGCCGACGCCCTGCTCCGCCAGGTCTACGAGGCCGCCCGGGTCATCGCCTACGCGGGCGACGTCACCTGGCGCGAGGTCGGCCGCGTCCTGCGCTCCCGCTCCGTACGCCCCCGGCTGCGGAAACCGGCGAGTGAGCGGGGGGACTTCGTCAGAAGGGCGCTGGTGGGCGACGGGAGGACGCTCGGCGGCGGGAAACGGGCGACCGAGAGGTCTCCGCTCGCCGAAGGGGTGGTGGAACAGGACGGCGAAGTGGTGCTCGCCCGCGCCGCGCGCCCCGACCGCGACCCCGTGCTCCCGCTCCGTGCCGCGGCCGCCGCCGCCCAGGCCGGGCTCCCCCTCAATCTCCACGCCGTACGCCGCATGGCCGCCGGCGCCCGCGCCCTCCCCTCGCCCTGGCCCGCCGAGGCGCGTCAGCAGCTCCTCACCCTGCTGGGCTCCGGCCGGCCCACCGTCGAGGTCTGGGAGGCGCTGGAGGCCGAGGGCCTGATCAGCCTGCTGCTCCCCGACTGGGACCGGGTGCGCTGCCGCCCCCAGCGCAACGCCGTCCACCTGTGGACCGTCGACCGGCACCTCGTCGAGACCGCCGTGCGCGCCTCCGCGTTCACCCGCCGGGTCAGCCGCCCCGACCTGCTGCTCGTCGCCGCGCTGCTGCACGACATCGGCAAGGGCTGGCCGGGCGACCACGCGGTGGCCGGCGAGGTCATCGCCCGCGACGTGGCCGCCCGCATCGGCTTCGACGCCGACGACGTCACCGTGATCGCCACCCTCGTACGCCACCACCTGCTGCTCGTCGAGACCGCCACCCGGCGCGACCTCGACGACCCCGCCACCGTGCGCTCCGTCGCCGGGGCCGTCGGCTCCCCGGGCACCCTGGAGCTGCTGCACGCCCTCACCGAGGCGGACGCCCTCGCCACCGGACCGGCAGCCTGGTCCTCCTGGCGCGCCTCGCTCGTCGCCGACCTGGTCGAGCGGGTCTCCGCCGTGCTGGCGGGCCAGGCCCCGCCCGATCCGGAGGAGGCCGCGCCCACCGCACAGCACGAGCGGCTCGCCCTGGAGGCCGTCGCCACCGGCGCGCCCGTGCTGTCCCTGCGGGCGCAGACCGAGCCGCCCGCCGAGCCGTCCGAGGACCCCGAACCGATGGGCGTGGAGCTGATCGTCGCCGTACCCGACCAGCCGGGCGTGCTGCCCGCGGTGGCCGGTGTGCTCGCCATGCACCGGCTGACCGTGCGCACCGCCGAACTGCGGTCCCTGGATCTCCCGGCCGGCGTCGACGGCTCCGTGCTGCTGCTGGACTGGCGGGTCGCCGCCGAGTACGGCTCGCTGCCGCAGGCCGCCCGGCTCCGTGCCGACCTGGTCCGCGCCCTGGACGGCAGCCTGGACGTCTCCGGACGCCTCGCCGAACGGGACGCCGCGTACCCGAGGCGCCGCGGGGTGGTCGCGCCGCCCCCGCGCGTGGCGGTCGCCCCGGCCGCATCCCGGCACGCCACGGTGATCGAGGTCCGCGCGCAGGACGCCCCCGGGCTGCTGTTCCGCATCGGGCGGGCGCTGGAGGACGCGGCGGTACGGGTGCGGAGTGCGCATGTGAGCACGCTGGGGGCGAACGCGGTGGACGTCTTTTATGTGACGCAGGAGCAAGGTGTGCCTCTGCCGGGTGAAGAGGCGGTGGCTGTGGCACGGAAGCTGGAGGAGGCACTGCGGGCGTGA
- a CDS encoding P-II family nitrogen regulator, whose protein sequence is MKLITAVVKPHRLDEIKEALQAFGVHGLTVTEASGYGRQRGHTEVYRGAEYTVDLVPKVRIEVLVEDDDAEQLVDVVVKAARTGKIGDGKVWTIPVETAVRVRTGERGPDAL, encoded by the coding sequence ATGAAGCTCATCACCGCCGTCGTGAAGCCGCACCGGCTCGACGAGATCAAGGAGGCCCTCCAGGCCTTCGGCGTGCACGGTCTGACCGTCACCGAGGCCAGCGGCTACGGCCGCCAGCGCGGCCACACCGAGGTCTACCGCGGCGCCGAGTACACCGTCGACCTGGTGCCCAAGGTCCGCATCGAGGTTCTCGTCGAGGACGACGACGCCGAACAGCTCGTCGACGTCGTCGTCAAGGCGGCCCGCACCGGCAAGATCGGCGACGGCAAGGTGTGGACGATCCCCGTCGAGACGGCCGTACGGGTCCGGACCGGCGAGCGCGGCCCGGACGCGCTCTGA
- the ftsY gene encoding signal recognition particle-docking protein FtsY: MDIVILAVVIAVVVLGALGGLIVGSRRKKPLPPPPPAAPDITAPPAEPHVGEEAETPREEPRRTIEEVDLPAGAGPVVIEEPPAAEAPEIEIPEPTAGRLVRLRARLSRSQNALGKGLLTLLSREHLDEETWEEIEDTLLTADVGVQPTQELVDRLRERVKVLGTRTPEELRGLLREELITLVGPQMDRTVHTENQAGGPGVVMVVGVNGTGKTTTTGKLARVLVADGNTVVLGAADTFRAAAADQLQTWGERVGAHIVRGPEGGDPASVAFDAVKEGKEMGADAVLIDTAGRLHTKTGLMDELGKVKRVVEKQAPLDEVLLVLDATTGQNGLVQARVFAEVVDITGIVLTKLDGTAKGGIVISVQRELGVPVKLIGLGEGADDLAPFEPEAFVDALLGE; the protein is encoded by the coding sequence ATGGACATCGTCATCCTTGCTGTAGTCATCGCCGTGGTCGTGCTCGGCGCGCTCGGCGGGCTGATCGTCGGGAGCCGGCGCAAGAAGCCGCTGCCCCCGCCGCCGCCCGCCGCGCCCGACATCACCGCCCCGCCGGCCGAGCCGCACGTCGGCGAAGAGGCCGAGACGCCGCGGGAGGAACCGCGGCGCACCATCGAGGAGGTTGATCTTCCGGCGGGCGCCGGTCCCGTCGTCATCGAGGAACCGCCCGCCGCCGAGGCTCCCGAGATCGAGATCCCGGAGCCCACCGCCGGCCGCCTGGTCCGGCTGCGCGCCCGTCTGTCGCGGTCGCAGAACGCCCTGGGCAAGGGCCTGCTCACCCTGCTCTCCCGCGAGCACCTGGACGAGGAGACCTGGGAGGAGATCGAGGACACCCTGCTCACCGCCGACGTCGGCGTCCAGCCCACCCAGGAACTGGTCGACCGGCTGCGCGAGCGGGTCAAGGTGCTCGGCACCCGTACGCCCGAGGAACTGCGCGGGCTGCTCCGCGAGGAGCTGATCACGCTGGTCGGTCCGCAGATGGACCGCACCGTGCACACCGAGAACCAGGCCGGCGGCCCCGGCGTCGTGATGGTCGTCGGCGTCAACGGCACCGGCAAGACCACCACCACCGGCAAGCTCGCCCGCGTCCTGGTCGCCGACGGCAACACCGTCGTCCTCGGCGCCGCCGACACCTTCCGGGCCGCCGCCGCCGACCAGCTGCAGACCTGGGGCGAGCGGGTCGGCGCCCACATCGTGCGCGGCCCGGAGGGCGGCGACCCGGCCTCCGTCGCGTTCGACGCGGTCAAGGAGGGCAAGGAGATGGGCGCCGACGCGGTGCTCATCGACACCGCCGGCCGGCTGCACACCAAGACGGGCCTCATGGACGAGCTCGGCAAGGTCAAGCGGGTCGTGGAGAAGCAGGCCCCGCTGGACGAGGTGCTGCTGGTGCTCGACGCCACCACCGGCCAGAACGGTCTGGTGCAGGCGCGGGTCTTCGCCGAGGTCGTCGACATCACCGGCATCGTGCTCACCAAGCTCGACGGCACGGCCAAGGGCGGCATCGTCATCTCCGTCCAGCGCGAGCTGGGCGTCCCGGTCAAGCTGATCGGGCTCGGCGAGGGCGCGGACGACCTGGCGCCGTTCGAGCCGGAAGCCTTCGTGGACGCCCTTCTGGGGGAGTGA